A genomic stretch from Burkholderia pyrrocinia includes:
- the adk gene encoding adenylate kinase encodes MRLILLGAPGAGKGTQANFIKEKFGIPQISTGDMLRAAVKAGTPLGVEAKRFMDEGKLVTDDLIIGLVKERLKESDCANGYLFDGFPRTIAQADAMKDAGVAIDYVLEIDVPFSEIIERMSGRRTHPASGRTYHVKFNPPKVEGHDDVTGEPLIQRDDDKEETVKKRLEVYEAQTKPLIKYYGDWAQRGEENGLKAPQYRKISGLGSVEEIRERAFDALK; translated from the coding sequence ATGCGTTTGATCCTGTTGGGCGCGCCCGGCGCGGGAAAGGGCACCCAGGCAAACTTCATCAAGGAAAAATTCGGCATCCCGCAAATCTCGACGGGCGACATGCTGCGCGCGGCCGTGAAGGCCGGCACGCCGCTCGGCGTCGAGGCGAAGCGCTTCATGGATGAAGGCAAGCTCGTGACGGACGACCTGATCATCGGCCTCGTCAAGGAGCGCCTGAAGGAATCCGATTGCGCGAACGGCTATCTGTTCGACGGCTTCCCGCGCACGATCGCGCAGGCCGATGCGATGAAGGACGCCGGTGTCGCGATCGACTACGTGCTCGAGATCGACGTGCCGTTCTCGGAAATCATCGAGCGCATGAGCGGCCGCCGCACGCACCCGGCATCGGGCCGCACGTATCACGTCAAGTTCAACCCGCCGAAGGTCGAAGGCCACGACGACGTGACGGGCGAACCGCTGATCCAGCGCGACGACGACAAGGAAGAAACCGTCAAGAAACGTCTCGAAGTGTACGAAGCGCAGACCAAGCCGCTGATCAAGTACTACGGCGACTGGGCGCAGCGCGGCGAGGAAAACGGCCTGAAGGCGCCGCAGTATCGCAAGATCTCGGGCCTCGGCAGCGTCGAGGAAATCCGCGAGCGCGCGTTCGACGCACTGAAGTAA
- a CDS encoding SDR family NAD(P)-dependent oxidoreductase: MEIRGNVFLITGGASGLGAGTARMLAQAGGKVVLADLNEAAGVALATELGGEFVRCDVSSEADAQAAVDAATHAGTLRGLVNCAGIAPAAKTVGKDGAHPLDVFAKTINVNLVGTFNMIRLAAAAMAATAPTADGERGVIVSTASVAAFDGQIGQAAYAASKAGVAGMTLPIARDLSRSGIRVMTIAPGLFETPMLLGMPQDVQDALGAMVPFPPRLGKPAEYAMLVRQIVENPMLNGEVIRLDGAIRMQPK; encoded by the coding sequence ATGGAGATTCGCGGCAACGTCTTTCTGATCACAGGCGGCGCGTCGGGCCTCGGCGCCGGAACGGCGCGGATGCTCGCGCAGGCCGGCGGCAAGGTCGTGCTCGCCGACCTGAACGAGGCGGCCGGCGTCGCGCTCGCGACCGAGCTGGGCGGCGAATTCGTGCGCTGCGACGTGTCGAGCGAAGCCGACGCGCAGGCAGCCGTCGACGCGGCGACGCACGCGGGCACACTGCGCGGCCTCGTCAACTGCGCGGGCATCGCGCCCGCCGCGAAGACCGTCGGCAAGGACGGCGCGCATCCGCTCGACGTGTTCGCGAAGACGATCAACGTGAACCTCGTCGGCACGTTCAACATGATCCGGCTCGCAGCGGCCGCGATGGCCGCAACCGCGCCGACCGCGGACGGCGAGCGCGGCGTGATCGTCAGTACCGCATCGGTCGCCGCATTCGACGGGCAGATCGGCCAGGCCGCGTACGCGGCCTCGAAGGCCGGCGTCGCCGGCATGACGCTGCCGATCGCGCGCGACCTGTCGCGCAGCGGCATCCGCGTGATGACGATCGCGCCCGGCCTGTTCGAGACGCCGATGCTGCTCGGCATGCCGCAGGACGTGCAGGACGCGCTCGGCGCGATGGTGCCGTTCCCGCCGCGGCTCGGCAAACCGGCCGAATACGCGATGCTGGTGCGCCAGATCGTCGAGAATCCGATGCTCAACGGCGAAGTGATCCGCCTCGACGGCGCGATCCGGATGCAGCCGAAGTAA
- a CDS encoding SirB1 family protein has translation MTRVLDYFSTLVADDDSLPVTETALSLAQDAYPDLDLQGTLAELDMLAARLRRRLADDADLKGRVAALNDFFFRELGFACNHNDYYDPDNSHLNAVLKRRRGIPISLSVLYLELAEQVGVPARGVSFPGHFLLRVTLPDGDLIIDPTNGHSLSEAEMVEMLEPYVARAAGAVDSALRALLQPATSREIIARMLRNLKTIYLQTERWQRLLAVQQRLVILLPEQLDEVRDRGFAYARLDYLRPALEDLEQYLGERPEADDATVVESQVTELRQRMQRDDED, from the coding sequence ATGACCCGCGTCCTCGACTACTTCAGCACGCTCGTGGCGGACGACGACAGCCTGCCCGTCACGGAGACCGCGCTGTCGCTGGCGCAGGACGCGTATCCCGACCTCGACCTGCAGGGCACGCTGGCCGAACTCGACATGCTGGCGGCGCGGCTGCGCCGGCGGCTCGCCGACGATGCGGACCTGAAAGGCCGCGTCGCCGCGCTGAACGACTTCTTCTTCCGCGAACTCGGCTTCGCGTGCAATCACAACGATTACTACGACCCCGATAACAGCCACCTGAACGCCGTGCTGAAACGGCGGCGCGGGATTCCGATCTCGCTGTCGGTGCTGTATCTGGAGCTCGCCGAGCAGGTCGGCGTGCCGGCGCGCGGCGTATCGTTCCCCGGCCATTTCCTGCTGCGCGTCACGCTGCCGGACGGCGACCTGATCATCGATCCGACCAACGGCCATTCGCTGTCCGAAGCCGAGATGGTCGAGATGCTCGAGCCGTATGTCGCGCGCGCGGCCGGCGCGGTCGACAGCGCGTTGCGCGCGCTGCTGCAGCCCGCGACGAGCCGCGAGATCATCGCGCGGATGCTGCGCAACCTGAAGACGATCTATCTGCAGACGGAACGCTGGCAGCGGCTGCTCGCGGTGCAGCAGCGGCTCGTGATCCTGTTGCCCGAGCAGCTCGACGAGGTGCGCGATCGCGGTTTCGCGTATGCGCGGCTCGACTACCTGCGCCCCGCGCTCGAGGATCTCGAGCAGTATCTCGGCGAGCGGCCGGAGGCGGACGATGCGACCGTCGTCGAGTCGCAGGTGACCGAATTGCGGCAGCGGATGCAGCGCGACGACGAGGACTGA
- the murJ gene encoding murein biosynthesis integral membrane protein MurJ, whose protein sequence is MNLFRALLTVSGFTLLSRVTGLARETLIARAFGASQYTDAFYVAFRIPNLLRRLSAEGAFSQAFVPILAEFKNQQGHDATKALVDAMSTVLAWALAVLSVLGIAGASWVVFAVASGLHTDGQAFPLAVTMTQIMFPYIVFISLTTLASGVLNTYKSFSLPAFAPVLLNVAFIAAAVFVAPHLKVPVFALAWAVIVGGVLQFLVQLPGLKKIDMVPLIGLNPLRALRHPGVKRVLAKMVPATFAVSVAQLSLIINTNIASRLGQGAVSWINYADRLMEFPTALLGVALGTILLPSLSKAHVDADSTEYSALLDWGLRVTFLLAAPSALALFFFATPLTATLFNYGKFDAHTVTMVARALATYGIGLVGIILIKILAPGFYAKQDIKTPVKIAIGVLIVTQISNYVFVPLIGHAGLTLSIGVGACLNSLLLFLGLRKRGIYQPSSGWPRFFMQLVGATLVLAGVMHWFSISFDWTGMRTQPLDRIALMAACLVLFAALYFGMLWVMGFKYAYFRRRAK, encoded by the coding sequence ATGAATCTATTCCGAGCCCTGCTGACGGTCAGCGGCTTCACGCTGCTGTCGCGCGTGACCGGACTGGCCCGCGAGACGCTGATCGCCCGTGCGTTCGGCGCCAGTCAATACACCGACGCGTTCTACGTCGCCTTCCGCATTCCGAACCTGCTGCGCCGCCTTTCCGCGGAAGGTGCGTTCTCGCAGGCGTTCGTGCCGATCCTCGCCGAGTTCAAGAACCAGCAGGGGCACGATGCGACGAAGGCGCTCGTCGACGCGATGTCGACCGTGCTTGCGTGGGCGCTTGCCGTGCTGTCGGTCCTCGGGATCGCCGGCGCGTCGTGGGTCGTGTTCGCGGTCGCGTCCGGCCTGCACACCGACGGCCAGGCGTTCCCGCTCGCGGTCACGATGACGCAGATCATGTTCCCGTACATTGTGTTCATCTCGCTGACGACGCTCGCGTCCGGCGTGCTGAACACGTACAAGAGCTTCTCGCTGCCCGCGTTCGCGCCGGTGCTGCTCAACGTCGCATTCATCGCCGCGGCCGTGTTCGTCGCGCCGCACCTGAAGGTGCCGGTGTTCGCGCTCGCGTGGGCCGTCATCGTGGGCGGCGTGCTGCAGTTCCTCGTGCAGCTGCCGGGCCTGAAGAAGATCGACATGGTGCCGCTGATCGGCCTCAACCCGCTGCGCGCGCTGCGGCACCCCGGCGTGAAGCGCGTGCTCGCGAAGATGGTGCCCGCGACGTTCGCGGTGTCGGTCGCGCAGCTGTCGCTGATCATCAACACCAACATCGCGTCGCGGCTCGGGCAGGGCGCCGTGTCGTGGATCAACTACGCCGATCGTCTGATGGAATTCCCGACGGCGCTGCTCGGCGTCGCGCTTGGCACGATCCTGCTGCCGAGCCTGTCGAAGGCGCACGTCGACGCCGATTCGACCGAGTATTCGGCGCTGCTCGACTGGGGGCTGCGCGTCACGTTCCTGCTCGCGGCGCCGAGCGCGCTCGCGCTGTTCTTCTTCGCGACGCCGCTCACCGCGACGCTCTTCAACTACGGCAAGTTCGACGCGCATACCGTCACGATGGTCGCGCGTGCGCTCGCGACCTACGGGATCGGCCTCGTCGGCATCATCCTGATCAAGATCCTCGCGCCGGGCTTCTATGCGAAGCAGGACATCAAGACGCCCGTGAAGATCGCGATCGGCGTGCTGATCGTCACGCAGATCTCGAACTACGTGTTCGTGCCGCTGATCGGCCATGCGGGCCTCACGCTGAGCATCGGCGTCGGCGCGTGCCTGAACTCGCTGCTGCTGTTCCTCGGGCTGCGCAAGCGCGGCATCTACCAGCCGTCGTCGGGCTGGCCGCGCTTCTTCATGCAGCTGGTCGGCGCGACGCTCGTGCTCGCGGGTGTGATGCACTGGTTCTCGATCAGCTTCGACTGGACCGGGATGCGCACGCAGCCGCTCGATCGCATCGCGTTGATGGCCGCGTGCCTGGTGCTGTTCGCTGCACTATATTTCGGTATGTTGTGGGTGATGGGCTTCAAATACGCTTACTTCAGAAGGCGCGCCAAGTGA
- the rpsT gene encoding 30S ribosomal protein S20 produces MANSAQARKRARQAAKANSHNSALRSKFRTAIKSVRKAVEAGDQAKAAELFKAAVKTIDTIADKKIVHKNKAARSKSRLAAAVKGLQAAA; encoded by the coding sequence ATGGCTAACTCCGCACAAGCACGCAAGCGCGCCCGCCAGGCCGCGAAGGCAAACTCGCACAACTCGGCGCTGCGCTCGAAATTCCGTACCGCGATCAAGTCGGTTCGCAAGGCTGTTGAAGCCGGCGACCAGGCAAAGGCTGCCGAGCTGTTCAAGGCTGCCGTGAAGACGATCGACACGATCGCCGACAAGAAGATCGTTCACAAGAACAAGGCCGCTCGCAGCAAGAGCCGCCTCGCCGCAG